A DNA window from Aminivibrio sp. contains the following coding sequences:
- a CDS encoding ABC transporter substrate-binding protein, whose translation MKKNWLIGLAVLVVIVGYFVMQQKPAPEAPKETPKQEAPAPKAAETPKAEEKPAEAPKPAEAPKAAEEPKPEEKPAEPAKTEEVKAGGQPVKIGYLAALTGDWAAYGQTEEKTARLAVEEINAKGGVLGRPVELVVYDFRTRAEDAVNAVRRMIEEDKVVAIVGANGSGINIATAPIVNRLGVSQVGTVSTNPLVTVDEKGAVRPYSFRICFTDPYQGKLIAFFAAKELKKMNAAILYDVGNDYSQGLREFFMASYGEYGGKVVADLGFRGGQDVDFRAQLTEIREKGADVLVLPNMGKEMALIMKQARELGLNEIVFVGGDGYGEFMWEIAGEAMEGSYWINHVAPEDPAMQPFFAAYKERWNDECKEFVNGVLGYDSVYWVVDAIARAGSDDPKAIRDALEATKDLKLHHATITMDPATHNPVDKDGVVLIAKEGKGQFFTKIKP comes from the coding sequence TTGAAGAAGAACTGGTTGATAGGTCTGGCTGTTCTCGTCGTTATTGTCGGATATTTTGTGATGCAGCAGAAACCGGCGCCCGAAGCGCCCAAGGAGACCCCGAAGCAGGAAGCGCCTGCGCCCAAGGCTGCCGAGACCCCGAAAGCCGAGGAAAAACCCGCTGAAGCTCCCAAACCGGCCGAAGCCCCAAAGGCCGCGGAAGAACCGAAACCTGAGGAGAAACCTGCCGAACCGGCAAAGACTGAAGAAGTGAAGGCCGGGGGTCAGCCAGTGAAGATCGGGTACTTGGCTGCGCTCACCGGTGACTGGGCCGCCTACGGCCAGACGGAGGAGAAGACGGCCCGTCTCGCAGTGGAGGAGATTAACGCCAAGGGCGGCGTGCTCGGCCGTCCCGTAGAGCTTGTGGTGTACGACTTCCGCACCCGGGCCGAAGACGCGGTGAACGCTGTGCGCCGGATGATCGAAGAGGACAAGGTTGTCGCCATCGTCGGCGCGAACGGAAGCGGCATCAATATCGCCACGGCGCCCATAGTGAACCGTCTCGGCGTGTCCCAGGTGGGGACAGTGTCCACGAACCCGCTGGTGACGGTCGACGAGAAGGGAGCGGTCCGTCCCTACTCCTTCCGCATCTGCTTCACCGATCCGTACCAGGGCAAGCTCATCGCCTTCTTCGCGGCGAAGGAGCTGAAGAAGATGAACGCGGCGATCCTGTACGACGTGGGGAACGACTACTCCCAGGGGCTGCGGGAGTTCTTCATGGCGAGCTACGGTGAGTACGGCGGGAAGGTTGTAGCCGACCTCGGATTCCGGGGCGGTCAGGACGTGGACTTCCGGGCGCAGCTGACGGAGATCCGAGAGAAGGGCGCCGATGTTCTCGTGCTTCCGAACATGGGGAAGGAAATGGCGCTGATCATGAAGCAGGCCCGTGAGCTTGGTCTGAACGAGATCGTGTTTGTGGGCGGCGACGGGTACGGCGAGTTCATGTGGGAGATCGCCGGTGAAGCCATGGAGGGGTCCTACTGGATCAACCACGTGGCTCCGGAAGATCCTGCCATGCAGCCGTTCTTCGCAGCCTACAAGGAACGGTGGAACGACGAATGCAAGGAGTTCGTGAACGGAGTGCTCGGGTACGACTCGGTGTACTGGGTGGTTGACGCCATAGCCCGTGCCGGCTCTGACGACCCTAAGGCGATCCGTGATGCCCTCGAGGCGACGAAGGACCTGAAACTGCACCATGCGACGATCACCATGGATCCCGCGACCCACAATCCTGTGGACAAGGACGGCGTGGTGCTGATCGCCAAGGAAGGCAAGGGACAGTTCTTCACAAAGATCAAGCCGTAG